Within the Medicago truncatula cultivar Jemalong A17 chromosome 4, MtrunA17r5.0-ANR, whole genome shotgun sequence genome, the region AGAAGACACACAAAAGATTTTAACGTGTTGAGATTAGGTGCTAAATAGTTTAATCATATatggcttaattttttttgttgaaaatcctaggaactaatttattttgtagCCGATGACAACACATTTGTATTTTGtaataatgtatatattttgtgatatttgtattccatgatttatgttgagctttgttgggattttaaaacaaattctaAATTAGGTAATTACTAGAGAAAGAAAAGATGAGGATATATTGCTTACAGCTAGGACTATTAGTTGTGAGCATATATCTTTCACCAAACCAaagatttcttattttttttttaaataaaataaaatcatatagtCATCATTCTTCCAAAATGAGTAAAAGCTAATTGCTTCACATAAAGTTGGGTCACTGGTTTATATCACTATTGTTCTTAAAAATGCACCAAGAACTCCATTAACCCACCACCAATAAGAAAAGATACATAAATATAGAATTTAAAAGAGTGCATTAAGGTTGTCTAAGGTACATCTCCACAGGTCAACTGGTTACATCTTTTGCATTTTTAATAATTGGATTGTGTGGTCCTTCATTCTCATTTCAACCAATATAAGCTTAAtggataattattttatttatgtgtgATATGCCCCTGATGTGAGTGTGAGGCTCCCTGTCATCTCAGGTTTATGCTGTTCAAGGAGTTAGTTTTTGTATGTTTATGTTTGGTAGGGCAGGGTGGACTTCTCTCCTAACCAGTTTGAACTTGAGTGACTAACAATATGTTTGGACCCAAATCACATCTTCAAGACTCAAAATGttcttttgtgatttttgaaaatgtttacaagcacagttacattattttttcaaacaaagtTTAGGGGTTGAAAGGTGGTTTTGATAGAAGTAAAGCAACTCCATATAACTTTTGGTTTGAGtggatgaaattcaaacatAGGTCATTTTACTTCAAATATACTCGTAACCaaatcaaatttacaaaatcaagtattaccaaataaaataattttaggcTGAATGGTGAAAATTCTTGTCActtaagaaaatgataaaagattCAAATCATGTAAAGTGCATAACTGAGAGTTCTTCTTTCATTTTGGTTCGAAATAAACCACCAATTTCACACTTAAATTATCATTGTTATACAAATTTGATTCCTAAACTATAAGAATGTGAGTTATTCTcaatccatcaatttagtccttagaCTTTCACACTCTCTCCTATTTTGAAAGTGGTTGAtatgatttgattgatttttaacagTCCATgactatttattatatttcgatagttcatgaaccaaatggtTGAGAGACCGATAGATTAATGATCAAATTGAAAGTctattcttttatttcctttacaCTCTCAGAAATAATCCGTTCCTATAATATAtagagatatatattttttgtataaaacacaagccaaaataatagtaaaaagtATATAAGAGAGTTTGGAAAATGTTTACCCAACTATTAGTGTTGGAATATATTTGCGTTTACACAGCATGGTGAATGTTGGATTTAGGCAGGACAGTTTACAATATATGCAGATTTTGATcttaatatttgtttgaaaattctAAACACCAAGCTTAATAATGTCCATCTTGCCCAATAGTCACCGATGTGAGGACTCCGTGAGTTAAGGGTATGCAGACAGAATACATTGATCATAATAAATCTAGTATTTGATAGATGAAATTGATGGCATTCTTGGGTTGTGAACGACATGACAACTTATCCATTATATTGTCTTTTCGTAACTGATTGCTTGCAAGATGTATAATATCTGCCACAAATGTAATATGTGATTCTATCAACTTCTgttttcttttactttattttcaaAGATGATTAGATGTTTAACTCTCCAACTCTCCATCATGGATGTAGGTTACAACAGTCACTTGTAGTTTTAAGTTTGATTACACAATCACAATCAAGAGACTGCAAAACATTGAGAGTAAGTTGATAGGTCTATCGCTTGACAACAGtttctttatttaaaattaaataattaaattaaattagtgTTTGAAACAGTGAAAATTTATTCACGGTTCAATAATATGGACATAAAACTTTGGCTGCATTTACATTTGATTCAAATAAAATGACCACTATATTTTATGATAAACATTAAAAATGATATAGTTGAGCAAGAATTTTCCAACTAAAAAGTGCATGATAATATATATCAAGCCAATTCCAAGTTCATTTTTGGAGAGCATTAGAGAGCTGTAATTtgttattataaatttataatgtaAGTGCATGATAATTTATATATCAAGGCAATCGTGAATTTACCAACTCATGGCATCTGGTTTTCTGTAATAATAAATCTACCTATGTCATAAAAATCAATGAATGTACATctacaatgaatttttttttttttttggagttttacACCAATCTCATCTGTGTCTACCTCTCAGATAAATGGAGCCCTCCATTTCTTTTGAGAAAAGGAGAGGAGGATCTTGACCCGATATGAAAGTGGTGGTGAATGAAGAAGCATGCAAAGGACACTCGGGTTTGCAGATGACTGCACTATTATCCTTTGAGCAGTTGCATAAAAGATGGCCACAAAGGAGGAGCTTTTATACACAGAGCTTCCCTGTAATCTGGCAACTTCCTCTTCCACTCCTTCATAAAACACTCTTAACTATTGGCTTGTTGCCGAGCAAAACCAGGCTgaacaatgaaaatgaaaaatatggtCAACTAGATGTTTCGGTTACTTGCTTGGTAAGTAAGGAATGAGGAAGGAATTAAATATCAATTTACCTGAAGAAGCATGGATGGAGGAGGTGCTGTAGCTGTAGGTTCTGAAAGTACATGACTTCTGGTTTTTCTCCCATTTAACGTAGTAACTGATGGACTATGATTGGTGGTTATGTCCCAAAAGCTTCGTTTCTTTGCAGTTGGAGCTGGTGATCGAAGCCGGTGGCTCTTCAATTCACCATTGTTTGGCTCCTTTTCCTGTACGCTAGCAGCCCTGGTTGCCACTTTCTTTCCAACTTCACCGTTTGTTAATGCCTGTTTTCCACACTTTTGAGAAACCTCACGAATGAGATCATCTTTTTGCTTTAGTTGTAAGCTATGATCTTTCTTCATTCTCTCTATCTCAGCCTCCAGTGCTTTCACCGTCTGTTGTAGTGTCCTCACAGTTGCCTCAGCTCCTTTCTTCTTGATTTCTGGAGTGAAACAAGTTCCAGCCAAGAAAGAGGGTCTAGTCCTTCGTTTTTCACTAGGTTGGGAAGAAATTGGAGTGGAAAGAGTTGCAGCAGAAGGTTTCGGAGTTGAAGAGGATTGTGAAGCTAAGGACTGTGCTTCTAGAGTCAAGagcttttgttgttgttgtgctaGTTGCGTTCTTAATTCACGGTTCTCCTTTTGCAGCTCAAGTACTAGCTTGGTCTGGTCAGTTTCTGTCTCGGGCATAGGCAATTGATCCTCATTGGTGTCACTTACCTGTACCCAGACaaagaacaaattaaataattcaacttCATCATAAAAGCATGTCAAGCTTATGCCTTAAGGCCcttgacaaaataaatattagcTTGACATGGTACGGGGATTCAACCTTCAAACGTATCTCTTTGGCTCTATCAGCCCAGTGAACGGTGTTCTGGGTTTCACCAAATGAGAGGCTACTTGGGCTTATGTTTGCAATCATGACAGTATTGCAAATTCCTCCAAGTGAATCCTTCAGAAGTTGAGTGAGTTTTGAATTTCGATACGGTATGTGTTTCTTTCCTTCTACAAGAGCATTGATGCAGCTGCTGAGTGCAAGAAGAGACCGGTTTATATTGGCACCCTCAAGAGATCTAAGTGTTCTTTGATCTGTGGCAAGAGCTCTCTCAGACCCTGCAAGATCAATTAATGAGAGTTTGCCCACTCGGTTAACAATGCTCATTGTTGTAGCATCTCTAACTCGGTATTCAACCACAACCTAGATGTAACAAAACAATGTGCATTTGGTTAGTTAACACAATTCTGCAACAACTCACAATCACAACATTAAATGGATCTTTTTTCCCCTCAAAATCCTAAATGATTCACCTGCAAGATTGCATGGGAACGCGAAGATGTTTCATTTACACGAGTTGGTTCTGTGGTTCGGTTCCGATTTCCTTGTTGAAGCAATGTCATCACCTGAAGCAaccagagaaaagaaaagaaaaacatgctaaATCAAGGTTCAGATTAGAAACACCCCTCTAAAGTTATACTCTTCTAAAAACGATCAGAATATTAATTACCTCATCTGCAGACGAAGCTCTATATTGCGTAAGACCCGCCGCCACAATCCCCTATAACAAAACCAAGCTATTCATTAAACTTATCATTCCAAATTACAACTTAAAATATAATGCAAATTTGTCATATATTACTTATTAAATTACGTAAAGATTTACATGATCTTCAGATGCATTTATCGAATACTTGTAAATACCATTTCTTAAAAGCAAAAATCTGCGAAATGTTAAACTTTCATTTTAATAATGAAAGAAAGTGAACCTGTTTATCTTCTCTAAGGACTAAAGGTCTTCCAGGGCACAGCAAATCTCTGACAGTTTCATTGTAAACCTCAAGATACGAAAGATGAACCACATGGCTTCCATCACAGCTTCTCTGCCTGATTTTACCAAAAAGATCCTTAATAGCCAAAACCATCACCCCTGGATTCTCCACAGTACCAAGCATTGTATAGGTTTTTCCAGCTCCCGTTGCACCATAACAGAAAACCGACCCATTCCTCCCCTGCAAAACCGCTTCCACAAGGTCCGAGGTTCTGAAAAAAAGCTGAAATTAAACCTATATACAACACACCTCTAAAGACACAGCATCATCAACTATGAATACATATCCAACATATAGGTACCCTAATCAACTATATGATCAGCATCATAAATAGAAAGTATATGATCAGCCTATGGAGCACCGGCATTTCGGATTGAAGGTGTGTCCGGACGTGGCCAACACATGTTTGTGTCTGACACAGATACATACATGGACAAAAGTGATTACATTCAAACAATTCACGTTTTCAAACTATCACTAGTGTCGACGTGTCCATGTCTGTGTCTCTATCAACGGTTCATAGTGAACAGCATCATAAATAGAAACTATAAACTATATGATCAACAATAACGATACTATTATCCTCAATTTTAAGGACACATCATCATAAATAGAAACTGCAagcaattaaaaacaataaaactaaATTAACGAAATtctatcttaaaattaaaatgattgatcCAAAACAACTAATGCAAATAGCTACAATTATAGAAAGTAAATTATGAATTAAACTccaaatttagaaataaaatgagAGAATGAGAGAAACTAACGTAGTAGCATAAACTTGTAGCTGAGAAGCTGAATCAGTAAATGAACCATCAAAAGTAAAATGTCTACCCTTAACCCTGTTCAGTCTAAGATAATCATTTTCATTAGCAAACTCCGTTAAATAAACATCACGTTGATTCACAATTCTCACACAACACCGTGAATTCAATTCCTTCTCCTTCTTATTCATCGGTCTAACCCTCACAAACACCATTATCCTGCTCCCACATTTCCCTATCTCTTCCTCTTTCACCTTCGCCGGCATTGACAGTCTCCGAGCAACCACTGGAACTGCATTTTTCGTTGATGTAACTTTTTTTGGATAGGAAAAGGCAACAATGCGATCAGATCCAACGGTGAGATTATGATTTTCTTTGGAATCTTGGTTAGGTGGTTGAGGTAAGACGAAGGTTTTAGTAACGGTTGTTGTGGTAGGGATTGAGGAGTTTCTATCACGCATGGCGGTGAGAGATTGTTGTTTCTGTTGTTCGTATAAGAGAGTGAGGGTTTTGAGTTTTTCTTTGAGTCCATGGTGTGGATTTAAGTCGTTTTCAGAAGTGATTTTAGATCGAGTTGAAACaggcatttttttttagaatcgaTTATTGTTAACCAAACATGGCcttagaagaagaaagaaagagggGTAAGATTTGAATGATGATACACTTACACTGAGTGTGGAGTGTTTGGACTTTGGATGCAACGGTCAAATCTGAGCTTTGAAACGGTTACATATTATTTCAGTGGTCCTACATGTATTTCCACAATATCTCAACGCACGAGAATCATCTGTTTCtcttaaatgatgaatttaattctCATCAATGTAATAGGGAATACTCACCAACAAATATTCCAATAATTTTTCACAAAATAacttttccatttttcaaaagTGTAAATTATCCTAAAATAATCTAAACTAAAAATACCTATGTTTTTATAGGGAGCAAAATAACAACATATGTCACAGTTACATAGTTGCTCTATCAAGATTCAAAGCCATGTTACTACCACGTCACGATCCATGTCATAATCAACACGTGACAACCAGATTATCAATCCATATTTCTGATTTCTGACCTTATAACTTCAACAAAGGCCAAAATGTTAGacaacaaatattaaaataacaaaggTATGAAcgcttattttcttaaaaaaaaggtataaacacttgtatcaaaattttgacaaaactaagaaaatgaaaattacattAAAGATTTTAAACTCACTCTAAATTATATACTCGTTGATTTATCTAAAGACTAAATCTTCTATATACtaatactaatactaatataaaagttaatgtccattgattttaccattttgccccaatgaggggcaatttggtaaattacaaattggttgagtttttttttaaaaggttggcctatgaatttccatttttgcccctaaccaattttttaattattttctaatttttaataacttttaattattttccaatttttatatttttaactatttttaaattttttcccccaaattcagttgcttctacattgctgttgtgggagattaaggtatcgtttgacaaacttctctacatttttaggagaagttaggccaaatacaatatcaaattgttgaatgctacttcaaaaaattgaatggaatgagctttggccaaaagttgttgaatgctacttcaaaaaactatttctcaacaatttatttcacaaatatctctcttcaattcacgttgggaaccttttattttattttttaatattatttttggataatatgtaatcataattcacacatcattggttccttttttgtttcaattattttcatcctaaacattatgtcaattcctaatctcataaactgattatattaTCTCTAaatcagcccatacatattttataatgaatcacaatgttccgttgttttaacatcttttctttcgaagaatttttttttatgtcgtGATTATTTAAGGTTATTATTTgaccttagataaacattaaatgtaaaagtatggagggaaaaattaggttaaaattagagctgacattttgtataaattaaatctagggttaatatagtaaagtcacgcgaaaaaatatgttaaatgtagggttaatattgcgtcacatattaacatttagaaataagatatgacattttgcataaattaaatctagggttaatatagtaaagtcacacgaaaaaattaggttaaatctagggttaatattgcgtcatgGTTTAacatttggaaataagagatgccattttgcataaattaaatatagggttaatataatttgtttagtaaaattaaagagaaaaattaggagcgatttttttattttgatttccctaacaattaacattaacattttgattaaattaaacagggttaattaaatagggttaatacagtaaaattaagcaaagaagttaggttaaatctagggcaaaattttgcgttcgggttaactttaagaaataaaataggttaagtatagcaagacaggttaacatttataagtaatagattatgttaagtatagcgagacgggttaacggttattcctttccaaaaaaacagcatataattgggaacatcattttattttactttagataaacattaaatgcaatccccgtgagcttagctcagttggtagggatattgcatattatatgcaggagccggggttcgaaccccggacactccacttctccacaattaaattgtgtgagctatagccattaggctacttgaccaaaaaaaaaaaaaaaaaacattaaatgcaaaagtgtggagggaaaaattaggttaaaattagagatgaaattttgcataaattaaatctagagttaatatagtaaagtcacgcgaaaaaataggttaaatctagggttaatattgcgtcacggattaacatttaaaaataagatatgacattttgcataaattaaatctagggttaatatagtaaagtcacacgaaaaaattaggttaattatagggttaatattgcgtcacgggttaacatttaaaaataagagatgacattttgcataaattaaatataaggttaatatagtaaagtcacacgaaaaatttaggttaaatctagggttataTTGTgtcacgggttaacgtttataaataagatatgacattttccataaattaaatctagagttaatataatttgtttagtaaaattaaggagaaaaattatgtgtgatttgtttattttgatttccctaataattaacgttaacattttgattaaattaaatagggttaatacagtaaaattaagcaaagaagttaggttaaatctagggcaaaattttgtgTTCGgattaactttaaggaatatgatattacaatagttgttatgttattttttatgtagtgctttaggctctgtgttgcaaaattttggtttacgcagccttgattttcacatttataaatgacaacaattttccgtaatttataagatttctcgTTCGGagctaaattaaaaaaaaaaaaatacgttattcaacccgtgcgaagcacggttTTAACTAGTTTACACGAAAGTTCAAGGTCGCGTGTCTACTTTAAAATGTGTTTATTAACATATAACCATTGTCGTcaatattccctaaaaaaaataaaacgatTGTCGTCAAGATTAAATTGAAGGCCctacaataatatatatatatatatatatatatatatatatatatatatatggatttgctagaacacacccactagtttttatgtgggagtgttttagcaagctccaccttaaggtgtattcaactactttttagttataacttgctaaaacacacattctaaaaaataagtgggtgtatcctagcaaatgcctattggagttgctaacatacacccacttatattttaggaggtgtgttttagcaacattcaccttaaggtgtatttaacaattttttagttatatctttgctaaaacacactttaataaaaactagtgggtgtatcctagcaaaccccatatatatatatatatatatatatatatatatatatatataaaatgagcCCATAATAGCTATATAGTAAAGTAACTAAAATATCTAACTACATGCGTGTTTGTGGGTCAATTGATAATATCGTGTTAATCTTCGTGAGGATGGCTCAGTTGACTGAGACATGCATTCTTATATGTGGGgttagggttcgaaccccgaacacttCACTTATTCCCtctaaaaaatgtgaattctatCCAGTAGGCtactttgaccaaaaaaaaaaggcagtGTCATAGTTCTTAATTGCTTATTTTTACCatatgtgatttattaattcaatggaaaaaataaacttgatggaaaattaatttatctATGCACGttacacaaaaactaaaaatacacCAAGTTAAAACttatcaaagtaataaatacattattttctaaaaacaaaaatgacctATTAAATGTCTTAAGCAATGTCCCATCAGTCCTAGTTCAActgataaaaatgtcaaaattattagATCAGACGTCATGATCgagattcgaaccccgatacctccacttTATGTGTGTGAATTTATGATGAATTTGCCAACTCTTCTatctaccaacaaaaaaaatgtcttaAGCAATTCCTTGAAaccttgttaacattttccctaatatttaatataattgaaattgataaCTTTTATGATTCTTCTTTACTGATAAATAAGTATGAGAGAGTgctataaaatatttcttaaaacaACTAATGTTAGTATTATTAACGATTgttaatatattagaaaaagaaGTGAGATTGAATTTTCGACCTTCTTAAATCCCCCACTCCAACCACCAACCCTCTTTATATCTCTTAAGATTGAGTTAACAATTGAATGTTATCAACGAATCTTCAAAGCAAGGTATACCGATAATAATCATTTCATGCCCCCTAAAATAATTATGCAGATAATAGTGCAATTATTAGTCCTATAATGTTTTTCCCATGAACATTCTTCTTTTGATTGGGTAAGCTAAGCTAGTGGGACATGCTAAATGTTGTTGATCCAAcgattatttttaatgagagGGGTTGATCCACTAAACTTAACAATGAGtgaaatgaacttttttttgggttgaattgaattgaatgaattaTGTGAACATCCATCGATTAACTATCTCTATGGTGGTAGGCATTCATTACTTAATACTACTCAGCAGTCAGCATTGCTTTGCAGTTGATagtatcattttcatttttttcctttcggTTTACGAGAAAACATTGTAATGGGGTCAACAATGTTGTTGCCTGTTGGTGATGTATTTGTGAAATAAAATTGTCCAGTTATCTAtccttttcttatttaatttatttgtgtcCTTTTCcatatttaattgtattttggtTACTGTGCATTGTGGGTAGGAAAATGGTAGTAATACAATGAAGCACAGTCGTCATGATGAAGATTGTGACCCAAGTAATGAGATGAACTAGATATTATggactattttctttttttttttttattataaaaaataaacagttAACTTAGTTCTTAAATCATTACTCTCTCACCATTTAGTTCTAAATTATtaatcaactaaatattttttcaacttaTAATTGTTTCTTTGTTTAAAGACACTCTTTAACAACTTTCTAATATTAATAGATCAATGCTATTATGTGCAAACAAATCTCATCACTAAAGAGTCAATAATGTCATATTCTCCATGGAAGAAAATGCGTGTAATTCAAAACCTGCTGAGTAGTATCCGGGAAATACCGGGTTATCACCAGGGGAACAACATTTGGctagtgcgcatgcctctacgcatgagccagATTAGTCGTCCACTTTTGATGGGTCGGAAAccgatgcaaaaaaaaaaaaaaactgctggAAATCGTAGATAATTGAGTGATAACGAGTCAACTACATGTTACCACCTCATTTCATAAAAACGTTTGTCATATTTTCCATACTAATAAATTACCATAACAGTTatccaaaggaaaaaaaaaatctagtctCACATGATAAGCCATTTACAGATCGTGACACCCTCTCATTACAAGCCAATTCTTCagaaatgattaaatttaatatactccctccggtctcaaatgtagggaaaaaacaaaaaaaattgtggtctcaaatgtaagaaaaaGTATAGTAAAAGCAACCTAATAAATGCTactattccaattttaccctatCTCCATGAGTTCAAAAGTCACTTTCATTAATTATTACTAAAACATgacaagggcaaaattggaaagttgtacattttttaacatgacttcaatgtaatcaattcatttttttaattggtgtgcttttttttttttccactacATTTGAGATCGGAGGGAGTACGAGTTTAACATGGTATCAAAGTCTATCCGAAGCTCAAAATAATTCTTCATTTCAAAGTTAAGTTAGGAAAGAGATTTTTCAGTTTTGTACGAAAAAGTAAATCGGGGGTTGAAATAATAACAACCTGCTAATAATGGCGTTGATTAAAATAACAGGCCCAAATTCGTCCTTCTACAACGCACGTGCACGCACACATACGAAACATTTCGTAGTTAGGGTTTAACGACAAAGCAAAAAGAGTTGAAACAACGAAGAACAAAGTCTCAAAGTTTCAGCAAAATCGTATCAATTAATTCATGGCAGACCCTGAAATCAATCTCCAAGCTTCTTCACCAATGAACGAAaccaataacaataacaaaaacaaaaacaagaagaagaagaagcacgATAAGAAGCGAACCCGTGATATCGTTGAAGAAGAGGAACACGCCGAAGAGATTGTGAATGATACTCATAGCAACGAAGAGTcctcaaaaaagaagaagaagaataaagaggaagaagatgttgttgaagtagaagatgaattggaagagaaaaaaGTGAAGAATAACAAAGGTTCTGGAATTATGAGTTCtgaatcattttcttctcttgAATTATCTGAAAATACTTCTAAAGCTATTGTGGATATGGGATTTCAACACTTAACTCAGGTAAAGTAAATCAACGTTTTTCTCTTAATTTCTTGTAAGATAACCCTTTTCTAATGATAATGtattaagcaattttttttactctaaattaattgtgtttgaagaaaaattagACCTTGTTTTGATATAGAGCTTAATTGAAGTCCTTATAGCATAATCACTTGTCATGTAAATTGTAAAAgctattttagtatttttataattttagatGAAATAAAGTCAAGCCATTTTTATACTtgctataaactgttttcataagctatgattgagagcttatagaaataagctgaaaacaacttatgagtatatcataagttgttttcataagtgcctatgctagtagataaactcaaactAGTCAATTCAAAGAGTTCTTAAGTAGAGTGGATTATGGCTTATAGGGTGTGGTATGTTAGAGATAGAATTGACCAGTTTGTTCTTGATGTAGATTCAAGCAAGAGCGATTCCACCACTTTTGAGTGGAAAAGATGTTCTTGGTGCTGCAAGGACTGGTTCTGGAAAAACTCTTGCCTTTTTAATTCCTGCTGTGGAGCTTTTGCACAAGCTTAAGTTTAATCAGCGAAGTGGAACCGGTGTTGTTATCATATGCCCTACTAGAGAGCTTGCCATTCAGGTATTATATTTCGTGCGCTATACTTATCATAAACTTTGCTGTTGGAATTATGGTGCAATTTGGATCAGTTTCTAGCTTATGATTTCTGAGAGCTTctcaattaaaatatgtttttggtcttgaCAAGCTTGTGGGTGTGCATGGACAAGTTaagttttagatatacaatttgGACCAGTTTATAGGTTGGAAGATTCTCAGTTAAAATAACTTTACTTTACTGTTCTTTCTCATATGGAAATTCCGT harbors:
- the LOC11442818 gene encoding kinesin-like protein KIN-8A, with amino-acid sequence MPVSTRSKITSENDLNPHHGLKEKLKTLTLLYEQQKQQSLTAMRDRNSSIPTTTTVTKTFVLPQPPNQDSKENHNLTVGSDRIVAFSYPKKVTSTKNAVPVVARRLSMPAKVKEEEIGKCGSRIMVFVRVRPMNKKEKELNSRCCVRIVNQRDVYLTEFANENDYLRLNRVKGRHFTFDGSFTDSASQLQVYATTTSDLVEAVLQGRNGSVFCYGATGAGKTYTMLGTVENPGVMVLAIKDLFGKIRQRSCDGSHVVHLSYLEVYNETVRDLLCPGRPLVLREDKQGIVAAGLTQYRASSADEVMTLLQQGNRNRTTEPTRVNETSSRSHAILQVVVEYRVRDATTMSIVNRVGKLSLIDLAGSERALATDQRTLRSLEGANINRSLLALSSCINALVEGKKHIPYRNSKLTQLLKDSLGGICNTVMIANISPSSLSFGETQNTVHWADRAKEIRLKVSDTNEDQLPMPETETDQTKLVLELQKENRELRTQLAQQQQKLLTLEAQSLASQSSSTPKPSAATLSTPISSQPSEKRRTRPSFLAGTCFTPEIKKKGAEATVRTLQQTVKALEAEIERMKKDHSLQLKQKDDLIREVSQKCGKQALTNGEVGKKVATRAASVQEKEPNNGELKSHRLRSPAPTAKKRSFWDITTNHSPSVTTLNGRKTRSHVLSEPTATAPPPSMLLQPGFARQQANS